One Desulfuromonadaceae bacterium genomic region harbors:
- a CDS encoding DUF3047 domain-containing protein, translating into MLIRLVLFIMLISFSVVPVLGAGSIVVDDFEHGLNPAWEETRFKGETIYTVVAEGGGKVLRAVSNGTASGLALKKTYRLQDYPLLTWRWKVDNIIRSGDATRQSGDDYAARIYVVFPHWFFPRTRTINYIWANKLPQGETLPNSFTRNAMMIAVESGAARVGEWITERVDVYADYRRIFGEEPPAVGAIALMTDTDNTGERAVACYDDIRIEQR; encoded by the coding sequence ATGCTGATACGTTTAGTGCTTTTTATTATGTTGATCAGTTTTTCCGTCGTCCCGGTCCTGGGCGCCGGTTCAATCGTTGTCGATGACTTTGAACACGGGCTGAACCCTGCCTGGGAGGAAACCCGCTTCAAGGGGGAGACGATTTATACCGTTGTCGCCGAAGGTGGGGGCAAGGTGTTGCGTGCAGTCAGTAACGGGACGGCTTCGGGGCTGGCGCTGAAGAAAACATATCGCCTGCAAGACTACCCGCTTCTCACCTGGCGCTGGAAGGTCGATAATATCATTCGTAGCGGGGACGCGACGCGCCAGAGCGGCGATGATTATGCCGCGCGGATTTATGTTGTTTTCCCCCACTGGTTTTTCCCCAGGACGCGCACCATCAACTATATTTGGGCGAACAAACTGCCGCAGGGGGAAACGCTACCGAACAGTTTTACGCGTAATGCCATGATGATCGCGGTTGAGAGCGGCGCAGCGCGGGTCGGCGAGTGGATTACCGAGCGGGTCGATGTTTATGCGGACTACCGGCGCATCTTCGGCGAAGAGCCTCCGGCGGTCGGGGCGATTGCACTGATGACCGATACCGATAATACCGGAGAAAGGGCGGTTGCCTGCTACGATGATATTCGTATCGAGCAGCGCTGA
- a CDS encoding ATP-binding protein, whose protein sequence is MNIDWAYLIERVEQLLDMGEDYLGEKLDDNAFDPELFAEVRTFRWRSGGHGELTPVLYPDIPVPDALFGITPQLGVLRRNTRQFLAGFPANNILLWGDRGTGKSSAVKSLLGEFAAHGLRLIEVTGNGLAQLPAIAALVREQPFFFILFCDDLSFNADDSGYRELKSLLEGGVETRPENLLVYATSNRRHLIPEQMSDNRGDNEIHPEEAIAEKLALAERFGIVLHLPQIDESTYLEIVRQGVKAYDLAPDAAQLDQAALLWARQRGGRSGRVARQFIADFVGALLLTTRANDNN, encoded by the coding sequence TTGAACATTGACTGGGCCTACCTGATTGAACGGGTCGAACAGCTCCTCGATATGGGGGAAGACTATCTCGGTGAAAAACTCGACGATAACGCGTTCGATCCTGAGCTGTTTGCCGAAGTCCGCACCTTTCGCTGGCGCAGCGGCGGTCACGGTGAACTGACACCGGTGCTCTATCCCGACATCCCGGTTCCGGACGCACTGTTCGGCATTACCCCCCAACTTGGAGTACTGCGTCGCAACACCCGCCAGTTCCTCGCCGGATTTCCGGCCAACAACATTCTTTTGTGGGGCGATCGCGGAACCGGCAAGTCATCGGCAGTGAAAAGTCTGCTGGGTGAATTCGCCGCGCACGGACTGCGGCTGATCGAAGTGACCGGTAATGGTCTGGCCCAGCTCCCCGCAATCGCCGCCCTGGTGCGCGAACAACCCTTTTTCTTTATTCTGTTCTGCGACGATCTCTCCTTCAATGCCGACGATTCGGGCTATCGCGAATTAAAATCTCTCCTTGAAGGGGGCGTCGAGACCCGCCCGGAGAACCTGCTGGTCTATGCCACCAGCAACCGTCGCCACCTGATTCCCGAACAGATGAGTGACAACCGTGGCGACAACGAAATTCACCCGGAAGAAGCCATTGCCGAGAAGCTCGCTCTGGCTGAGCGCTTTGGCATCGTCCTGCACTTGCCGCAGATCGATGAATCAACCTATCTGGAGATTGTCCGGCAGGGGGTCAAGGCGTATGATCTTGCCCCGGACGCCGCACAACTCGATCAGGCAGCGCTGCTCTGGGCGCGCCAGCGGGGTGGACGCTCAGGGCGCGTCGCCCGCCAGTTCATCGCCGATTTTGTCGGCGCCCTGCTTCTGACGACCCGTGCGAATGACAACAACTGA
- a CDS encoding cytochrome C, whose protein sequence is MTSRWLLILFLLLTTPAFLYARWIEDKVMMPVEATGPVEFSHNLHFETKDVGRNCPSCHNNVFNIVVSKNPVFTMSDMADGKSCGVCHNGTRAFAVDGDCTTCHKTRDIAMQVAATGIVMFSHEVHLGMFGCAECHPDLFKPQQGANTTTMKAMEGGASCGACHDGSTAFGVKSDCTTCHPTRDITFNVTATGPVGFSHDVHTGMYGCGACHPKAFVPQAGQNTKTMKQMNKGASCGACHDGSTAFGVKSDCTTCHPTRDITFNVAATGPVGFSHDVHTGMYGCGECHPDLFVPKAGMNTKTMAQMNNGASCGACHDGDTAFAVKTDCTSCHPTRDVTFPEDSTGNVPFSHDVHTGMYSCSECHPDLFVPQAGENIVGMDAMGNGKSCGACHDGETAFSVAEACDSCHQM, encoded by the coding sequence ATGACATCGCGTTGGCTGCTGATTCTGTTTTTGCTGCTCACAACCCCTGCGTTCCTTTATGCCCGCTGGATTGAAGATAAAGTCATGATGCCGGTGGAGGCCACCGGCCCGGTGGAGTTCAGTCACAACCTTCACTTTGAAACGAAGGACGTCGGCAGAAACTGTCCCTCCTGCCACAATAATGTATTCAATATCGTCGTCAGCAAGAACCCCGTGTTCACCATGAGCGACATGGCTGACGGCAAGTCGTGCGGCGTTTGTCACAACGGAACCAGGGCCTTCGCTGTCGACGGTGATTGCACGACGTGTCATAAAACCCGCGACATCGCCATGCAGGTTGCGGCAACCGGGATCGTCATGTTCAGTCATGAAGTCCATCTGGGCATGTTCGGCTGTGCCGAGTGTCACCCCGACCTGTTCAAGCCGCAGCAGGGAGCTAACACCACCACCATGAAAGCGATGGAGGGTGGTGCGTCGTGCGGTGCCTGTCATGACGGCAGCACTGCCTTCGGGGTCAAGTCCGATTGCACCACCTGCCACCCGACCCGCGATATTACCTTCAATGTCACCGCTACCGGTCCGGTCGGCTTCAGTCACGATGTTCATACCGGCATGTACGGCTGCGGCGCATGTCACCCCAAGGCGTTTGTCCCCCAGGCGGGTCAAAATACCAAAACGATGAAACAGATGAACAAAGGCGCATCGTGCGGTGCCTGTCATGACGGCAGCACCGCCTTCGGGGTCAAGTCCGATTGCACCACCTGCCACCCGACCCGCGATATTACCTTCAATGTCGCCGCTACCGGTCCGGTCGGCTTCAGCCACGATGTCCACACCGGCATGTACGGTTGTGGCGAATGTCACCCAGACCTCTTTGTGCCCAAAGCGGGGATGAACACCAAAACCATGGCACAGATGAACAACGGCGCATCGTGCGGAGCCTGTCACGACGGCGACACCGCCTTCGCCGTGAAAACGGACTGCACCAGTTGCCACCCGACCCGCGACGTCACCTTTCCCGAAGACAGTACCGGCAATGTACCCTTCAGTCATGACGTGCATACCGGCATGTACAGTTGCAGCGAATGTCACCCGGATCTGTTTGTGCCGCAGGCGGGAGAAAATATCGTTGGCATGGATGCGATGGGGAACGGGAAATCGTGCGGCGCATGCCACGACGGCGAAACGGCCTTCAGCGTCGCAGAAGCCTGCGACAGCTGTCATCAAATGTAG
- the rpsU gene encoding 30S ribosomal protein S21 gives MEIEVRDNNVEKAIKVLKRKLQQEGLFREMKQRKFYEKPSVKRKRKEKEAQRRLRKKQRLMRAH, from the coding sequence GTGGAAATTGAAGTTCGCGACAATAATGTCGAGAAAGCCATTAAGGTGCTCAAGCGCAAGCTACAGCAGGAGGGCCTGTTTCGTGAAATGAAGCAACGCAAGTTTTACGAGAAGCCCAGCGTCAAGCGCAAGCGTAAGGAAAAAGAAGCACAACGTCGTCTGCGTAAGAAGCAACGCCTGATGCGCGCCCACTAG
- a CDS encoding PilZ domain-containing protein, translating to MDLRKYFKAEQKVLLRHIGEGVVEGSFAALTAYVVSFSGMRLSLRLPYGNREGEGYPFTPAMSFELLTDAITMGIRVTGTFIKTENHDTLLIELNRDFQAFQRRTHGRKDVTVGIRYTKGQGTLRTFHEQWLKNIDILDKTVREKLPAFPDCAVNLSRGGIRFAIKKPITVADLCVLIVDLKDDGKPLCTLAEVVWQSTQDTPQYREVGMQFLNILERDQKRIENFLKTKTAVPS from the coding sequence ATGGATTTAAGAAAGTACTTTAAAGCGGAACAGAAGGTGCTGCTACGCCACATCGGCGAAGGTGTGGTTGAGGGCAGTTTTGCCGCGTTGACCGCCTACGTCGTGAGCTTTTCGGGGATGCGCCTGTCCCTGCGTCTGCCCTACGGCAATCGTGAGGGAGAGGGGTACCCGTTTACACCGGCAATGTCCTTTGAACTACTGACCGACGCCATCACCATGGGGATCCGCGTCACCGGGACTTTCATCAAAACTGAAAATCACGACACATTGCTGATTGAGTTGAACCGCGACTTTCAGGCTTTCCAGCGCCGCACCCATGGACGTAAAGACGTCACCGTCGGGATACGCTACACGAAAGGACAGGGGACCCTCCGTACATTTCACGAGCAGTGGTTGAAAAACATCGACATCCTCGACAAAACCGTCCGCGAAAAACTTCCCGCATTCCCCGATTGCGCTGTCAATCTCAGCCGGGGGGGGATCCGTTTTGCAATCAAAAAGCCGATTACCGTTGCCGATCTCTGCGTCCTCATCGTTGATCTTAAAGATGATGGCAAGCCACTCTGCACATTGGCTGAAGTCGTCTGGCAATCGACGCAGGACACCCCCCAGTACCGGGAGGTCGGGATGCAGTTTTTAAATATCCTCGAACGGGATCAAAAAAGGATTGAAAATTTCTTGAAAACGAAAACCGCTGTGCCATCCTGA
- a CDS encoding MerR family transcriptional regulator — translation MSLLKTWYEPDAAAAKYGIQQALLMEWVEEGLVRCERAAGKVVQVNIDDVKLEVEALVQDSGAP, via the coding sequence ATGTCGCTGCTTAAAACCTGGTATGAGCCTGACGCCGCCGCTGCCAAATACGGGATTCAGCAAGCGTTGCTGATGGAGTGGGTCGAGGAAGGGCTGGTGCGTTGTGAGCGTGCCGCCGGAAAAGTCGTGCAGGTCAACATCGATGATGTGAAGCTTGAGGTGGAAGCGCTGGTGCAGGATTCCGGTGCCCCTTAG
- a CDS encoding RNA methyltransferase, translating into MKNDQLDIFAATIPGLEEVCARELTALGVDFPRTVAGGVEFCGDLRHIYLANLWLRSAGRVTVRVGSGRCSDFPELFKRSARLPWGRFIKSATPVKVLVTCHRSRLWHSERVATAVMDGIDRALGRSRPESGPFTQQVLVRIDADRCTFSVDSSDLLLHRRGYRQAAVRAPLRETLAAGILQLLDWDGTTPLVDLCCGSGSFPLEAALLAAHRAPGAARTFAFMHWPRYREGLWRSLLAEAARGVRPLTVALHGADRDLAAVAAARANGEHAGLSATVTFHERAIADWDVAPVGCGLVIANPPYGLRLERPETLTPLYAEFGNVCRRVFPAWRVALLTPHRQLADATGLPFKQALPLLNGGKRVQLFATFRRPSR; encoded by the coding sequence ATGAAAAACGATCAACTGGACATCTTTGCCGCCACGATCCCGGGGCTGGAAGAGGTTTGCGCCCGCGAACTCACTGCCCTTGGCGTTGATTTTCCCCGCACCGTCGCTGGCGGGGTAGAATTCTGTGGCGACCTGCGGCACATCTATCTTGCCAATCTGTGGTTGCGCAGCGCCGGACGGGTGACGGTGCGCGTCGGCAGTGGGCGTTGCAGTGATTTTCCTGAACTCTTTAAACGTTCCGCGCGCCTGCCGTGGGGGCGTTTTATCAAGTCGGCAACGCCGGTCAAGGTACTGGTAACCTGCCACCGTTCGCGCCTTTGGCACAGTGAGCGGGTGGCCACCGCAGTGATGGATGGCATCGATCGGGCGTTGGGACGGAGCCGCCCGGAAAGCGGCCCCTTCACTCAGCAGGTGTTGGTGCGGATCGACGCTGACCGCTGTACCTTCTCGGTCGACAGCTCTGATCTCCTGCTCCACCGGCGCGGTTATCGTCAGGCAGCGGTACGCGCTCCGCTGCGCGAAACATTGGCGGCGGGGATTCTCCAGTTGCTGGACTGGGACGGCACCACGCCGTTGGTCGACCTCTGTTGCGGCTCGGGCTCTTTCCCCCTTGAAGCGGCGCTGCTCGCCGCGCACCGGGCGCCGGGAGCGGCCCGCACCTTTGCTTTCATGCACTGGCCACGCTACCGTGAAGGACTCTGGCGATCACTGCTTGCCGAAGCTGCGCGTGGTGTGCGTCCATTGACTGTTGCTCTGCACGGTGCCGACCGTGATCTTGCCGCGGTGGCCGCCGCGCGCGCCAATGGGGAACATGCCGGATTGTCCGCAACGGTTACTTTTCACGAACGCGCGATTGCCGATTGGGATGTCGCGCCGGTCGGTTGCGGGCTGGTGATCGCCAATCCGCCTTACGGCTTGCGACTGGAGCGTCCGGAGACATTGACACCTCTTTATGCCGAGTTTGGCAACGTGTGCCGACGGGTTTTCCCCGCTTGGCGGGTCGCCTTGCTGACGCCCCATCGACAGCTGGCCGACGCGACCGGTTTGCCGTTCAAGCAGGCCTTGCCGTTACTCAACGGGGGCAAACGGGTACAGCTTTTCGCGACTTTCAGGAGGCCGTCACGATAA
- a CDS encoding RNA methyltransferase: MNNFVIILVEPKQPGNIGSVCRAMANFGVAELRLVNPVCDHLAEEATRLAVFAAPLLDAAAICPTLGDAIADCHYTIAATRRAGCCRNALQSLPVTAAAFVGKSARIGLVFGREQSGLTTQEVVMCSHAAAIETTVDGSLNLAQAVVVFLYELTRQRLGSAVAATEAVPPLQEDYERLFTTMAEVLDRTAYLNRQRPEALMNPLRRIHQRARLSVDELDLLRGIWSRLEESVHDWPGKRRGK; this comes from the coding sequence TCGAACCGAAGCAGCCGGGCAATATCGGTTCCGTCTGCCGCGCGATGGCCAATTTCGGGGTCGCTGAGCTGCGCCTGGTCAATCCCGTTTGCGATCATCTTGCCGAGGAGGCGACGCGGCTGGCGGTCTTTGCCGCGCCGTTGCTCGATGCAGCGGCGATCTGTCCAACCCTTGGCGACGCCATCGCTGACTGTCATTACACCATCGCGGCAACGCGCCGGGCAGGTTGCTGCCGGAACGCGTTGCAATCATTGCCTGTCACAGCGGCAGCTTTTGTCGGGAAATCCGCCCGCATCGGCCTGGTTTTCGGGCGCGAGCAGAGCGGTCTGACGACGCAAGAGGTGGTGATGTGCAGTCACGCCGCAGCGATCGAAACGACCGTCGACGGTTCCCTCAATCTGGCTCAGGCGGTGGTGGTCTTCCTCTACGAATTGACCCGGCAACGGCTCGGGTCGGCAGTGGCTGCAACGGAAGCGGTTCCACCGTTGCAGGAAGATTACGAACGCCTCTTTACGACGATGGCGGAGGTACTCGACCGCACCGCCTACCTTAACCGGCAGCGCCCGGAGGCGCTGATGAACCCGTTGCGGCGCATCCATCAGCGGGCCAGACTCAGCGTCGATGAACTCGATCTGTTGCGCGGCATCTGGTCACGGCTGGAGGAAAGCGTTCACGACTGGCCGGGAAAACGGCGCGGGAAGTGA